The sequence AGCTTCTCTTGCGGCTTACGCTTTTGCAAGACTTGAGTTCCCGGGCAAAAACATTTTTTTCTACGTTCTTATCGCAACTCTTTTAATTCCTATTCCGGGCGTTTTTGTTCCGTTATACCTTTTGTTAAAAAGTCTCGGGCTTTTAGACAGCAGAACAGGACTTTTGCTTTGCTATATAAGCAACGGTTTGGCTTTCGGCATATTCTTGCTTAAGGGGTTCTTTGACGAACTTCCAAAAGAAGTTGAAGAAGCGGCGTTAATAGACGGCTGCTCGCGTTTCGGCATATACTGGCGCATAGCGCTTCCTCTTGCAAAACCGGCTATTGCAACTCTTGTTATAATGAACTCTCTCACAATTTGGAACGAATTTTTGCTTGCCCTTGTTGTTTTGCAGGATAAAGCAAAAATGCCCATACAAAGAGGTTTAATGGTTTTTCAGGGCACATTTATTACAGACTATCCTCTTCTTATGGCAGGTCTTACAATAGCTACAATACCTATTGTTATAGTGTATTTGTTGATGCAAAAGCACATAGTTAAGGGTATTGCCGCCGGCGCTTTAAAAGGATAGTTTTGTAAGTTGTGTAATTATATTTTCAAACTCATTACGGCGCAAGCTTTAATGAGTTTGTTTTATTTAGGATGTTTTATATGATAAATTTCGGCGTGAGCGATTCCAAACATAA is a genomic window of Endomicrobium proavitum containing:
- a CDS encoding carbohydrate ABC transporter permease translates to MNIYKVKKTIYDSLTHVILAVVAITCVFPVFWMISSSLKDQTEIFTKISLFPETWNWGNYVTAFVKADFGQYFFNSVFYTIVGVFFIILIASLAAYAFARLEFPGKNIFFYVLIATLLIPIPGVFVPLYLLLKSLGLLDSRTGLLLCYISNGLAFGIFLLKGFFDELPKEVEEAALIDGCSRFGIYWRIALPLAKPAIATLVIMNSLTIWNEFLLALVVLQDKAKMPIQRGLMVFQGTFITDYPLLMAGLTIATIPIVIVYLLMQKHIVKGIAAGALKG